In a single window of the uncultured Pseudodesulfovibrio sp. genome:
- a CDS encoding sensor domain-containing diguanylate cyclase produces the protein MPRQSIKRGRRPELMWGLGLAESEVRQITDGVGPGFHVRNFPKDALPMTRELEQEERPSAAWIPWSVWSDFPESRKQEYRDHDETHRILIQDGDRELEMEQVLSEGFLTAVDLPLTRPKIQDVMFRAKEVKSLYSDIYRMTEEIMLERELLARKTDQLMFLNKLLASATESLDPATILANAKNSLGLILPVKVLHAAFWNTGSDDAADVEIFLNGKMPPASESEWVERLMASASSLGSGAVNGFQISHTDPVRRPEYALAPDQGKLVTMPLTAGHQTFGCLALLCEPGYRLGKDQVETLHSAVNHVGLALRNALAFKEVKLRADRDGLTKLYNRRSFDERLVYEIKRRSRYHHDLSLLMVDLDHFKSVNDTYGHKAGDLVLRKVGEILSTVFRTTDLAARYGGEEFVVLLPHTSEEAAWKLAERVRTAVENCAFDFNGQSFSVTASIGVASVEGGPLAATDDDLVLKADKALYQAKNNGRNMVVVSGQKSRTSHNAMQ, from the coding sequence ATGCCTAGACAGTCCATCAAACGAGGAAGACGGCCCGAACTCATGTGGGGCCTCGGCCTTGCCGAATCCGAAGTCCGCCAGATCACCGACGGCGTTGGACCGGGCTTTCACGTCCGCAATTTCCCGAAGGACGCCCTGCCCATGACCCGCGAACTGGAACAGGAAGAAAGACCATCGGCCGCCTGGATACCCTGGTCGGTCTGGTCCGATTTTCCCGAATCCCGCAAGCAGGAATACCGCGACCACGACGAGACCCACCGTATCCTCATTCAGGACGGGGACAGGGAGCTCGAAATGGAACAGGTTCTGTCCGAAGGATTCCTGACCGCCGTGGATCTGCCTCTGACCCGGCCCAAGATCCAGGACGTCATGTTCCGCGCCAAGGAAGTGAAGAGCCTCTACTCCGACATCTACCGGATGACGGAAGAGATCATGCTCGAACGCGAACTGCTCGCCCGCAAGACCGATCAGCTCATGTTCCTGAACAAGCTGCTCGCCTCGGCCACCGAGAGCCTGGACCCCGCCACCATCCTGGCCAACGCCAAGAACTCGCTGGGCCTGATTCTGCCCGTCAAGGTACTCCATGCCGCCTTTTGGAACACCGGCTCGGACGATGCCGCCGACGTGGAAATCTTCCTCAACGGCAAGATGCCCCCCGCTTCCGAGTCCGAATGGGTCGAACGGCTCATGGCCTCGGCCAGCTCCCTGGGCTCCGGCGCGGTCAACGGCTTCCAGATTTCCCATACCGACCCCGTGCGCAGGCCCGAATATGCTCTGGCCCCGGACCAGGGCAAGCTCGTGACCATGCCGCTCACCGCAGGCCACCAGACCTTCGGCTGTCTGGCCCTGCTCTGCGAGCCCGGCTACCGGCTGGGCAAGGATCAGGTCGAAACCCTGCACTCCGCCGTCAACCACGTGGGTTTGGCCCTGCGCAACGCCCTGGCCTTCAAGGAGGTCAAGCTCCGCGCCGACCGCGACGGCCTGACCAAGCTCTACAACCGCCGCTCCTTCGACGAACGACTGGTCTACGAGATCAAGCGTAGATCGCGTTATCATCACGACCTCTCGCTGCTCATGGTCGACCTCGACCATTTCAAGTCCGTCAACGACACCTACGGGCACAAGGCCGGTGACCTCGTGCTGCGCAAGGTCGGCGAAATCCTTTCCACCGTGTTCCGCACAACCGACCTCGCGGCCCGCTACGGCGGCGAGGAGTTCGTCGTGCTGCTGCCCCACACCAGCGAAGAGGCTGCCTGGAAGCTCGCCGAGCGTGTCCGCACCGCCGTGGAGAACTGTGCCTTCGACTTCAACGGCCAAAGCTTCTCCGTGACCGCCTCCATCGGCGTCGCCTCAGTGGAAGGCGGCCCCCTGGCCGCCACGGACGACGACCTCGTGCTCAAGGCCGACAAGGCCCTGTACCAGGCCAAGAACAACGGCCGGAACATGGTCGTGGTCTCCGGACAGAAATCCAGGACGTCACACAACGCCATGCAATAA
- a CDS encoding portal protein — MDRTDLARSLLTRFSGLEEARRPWVGSWQELTEYMLPRKNSFAGLGGSSPGRGRTGDERIFDSTPLHALELLASSLGGLLTNPSLPWFDISVKDRALGDGDEVRAFLQEARERMVAVFNSEDTGFQAHVHELYLDAALLGTAVMYVEADPTTVVRFSSRPLGEVFVAESARGRVDTVYRKYEVTARQAIQEWGAACSDETRRKGEDRPEEPVEVLHAVFPRLDRDPAGFGSAHFPFASVYLEVKNSHVLEESGYLEMPYMVPRWAKAAGEIYGRGPGQTALSDVRVLNAMARTALMAAEKMSDPPLMVPDDGFLGPVRSGPGGLSYYRAGSSDRIEALPVNVDLRAAEEMMNGRRESIRRIFLGDQLAPEGPAVTATEAVIRQAEKMRVLGPVLGRLQTEFLGPLVRRVFRIMLRGGALPAFPEGLAPDDLEVRYTSPVSRAQKQYEAQGLAQVMEYLSPLVGSQDAFGIMDNFDTDRVARHVTELFNTPSDYLKSEERVTQGREQRQRAASTQQTASTVANVAAIAKTLSEAYTDRPSALTELWGMLTGMLGAKAAQPAPAQADNDPAQSDPATYEEVHHA; from the coding sequence ATGGACAGAACCGATCTGGCTCGCTCACTGCTCACGCGCTTCTCCGGCCTGGAGGAGGCCCGCCGCCCGTGGGTGGGGTCATGGCAGGAGCTGACGGAATACATGTTGCCCCGCAAGAACAGCTTCGCCGGGCTCGGGGGGAGTTCCCCCGGGCGCGGCAGGACGGGCGATGAGCGCATCTTCGACTCCACGCCGTTGCACGCCCTGGAGCTGTTGGCCTCGTCCCTCGGGGGATTGTTGACCAACCCTTCGCTCCCCTGGTTCGACATCTCGGTGAAGGACCGGGCTTTGGGCGACGGGGATGAGGTCCGTGCCTTCCTGCAGGAGGCCCGAGAGCGCATGGTGGCGGTCTTCAACAGCGAGGACACCGGGTTCCAGGCGCACGTGCACGAACTGTATCTGGACGCGGCCCTGCTCGGAACGGCGGTCATGTACGTGGAGGCGGACCCGACCACCGTGGTCCGGTTCTCGTCCAGACCGCTGGGCGAGGTGTTCGTGGCCGAATCCGCGCGAGGCCGGGTGGACACCGTGTACCGCAAGTACGAGGTCACGGCCCGCCAGGCCATTCAGGAGTGGGGCGCGGCCTGCTCGGACGAGACACGGCGCAAGGGCGAGGACCGCCCCGAGGAGCCGGTGGAGGTCCTGCACGCGGTCTTTCCGCGCCTGGACCGAGACCCGGCGGGCTTCGGCTCGGCGCACTTCCCGTTCGCCAGCGTGTACCTGGAGGTCAAGAACAGCCACGTGCTGGAGGAAAGCGGCTACCTGGAGATGCCCTACATGGTCCCGCGCTGGGCCAAGGCTGCGGGCGAGATCTACGGCCGGGGACCGGGCCAGACCGCGCTGTCCGACGTGCGCGTGCTCAACGCCATGGCACGGACCGCGCTCATGGCCGCGGAGAAGATGTCCGACCCGCCGCTGATGGTCCCGGACGACGGCTTTCTCGGGCCGGTGCGCTCCGGTCCGGGCGGGCTGTCGTATTACCGGGCCGGGTCCTCGGACCGCATCGAGGCCCTGCCGGTGAACGTGGACCTGCGCGCGGCCGAGGAGATGATGAACGGCCGGCGGGAGTCCATCCGGCGGATATTCCTCGGCGACCAGCTGGCCCCGGAGGGCCCGGCGGTCACGGCCACAGAGGCGGTCATCCGCCAGGCCGAGAAGATGCGCGTGCTCGGCCCGGTGCTGGGCCGGTTGCAGACCGAGTTCCTCGGCCCGCTGGTCCGGCGGGTCTTCCGCATCATGCTGCGCGGCGGAGCGCTACCTGCCTTCCCGGAGGGGCTCGCCCCCGACGACCTGGAGGTGCGCTACACCTCGCCCGTGTCCCGCGCCCAGAAGCAGTACGAGGCCCAGGGGCTGGCCCAAGTCATGGAATACCTGTCGCCCCTGGTTGGCTCGCAGGACGCCTTCGGGATCATGGACAACTTCGACACCGACCGGGTGGCCCGGCACGTGACCGAGCTGTTCAACACCCCGTCCGACTACCTCAAGTCCGAGGAGCGCGTGACCCAGGGGCGGGAACAGAGGCAGCGGGCCGCGAGCACGCAGCAGACCGCGTCCACCGTGGCCAATGTCGCGGCCATCGCCAAGACCCTGTCCGAGGCCTACACGGACCGGCCCAGCGCCCTGACCGAGCTTTGGGGAATGCTGACCGGCATGCTCGGGGCCAAGGCCGCACAGCCCGCTCCCGCCCAGGCCGACAACGACCCCGCACAATCCGACCCCGCCACATACGAGGAGGTCCATCATGCCTGA
- a CDS encoding MBOAT family O-acyltransferase → MLFNSPEFLFLFLPAACLIFYFARRISPTAQVISIIGLSLFFYGYWRIEYLPVLLFSLATNGLFALLISRSRSDAMRKTWLVLGVVVALSVLGFYKYTHFLLENLSLLCGFEYTGQAGEIPIGLSFYTFTAIAFLTDIHTRRIQGFTWPEYGATITYFPHLVAGPILFHHDTIPQLREPGGIRFSPERVMLFLFFFSVGLLKKTGLADNIAHFSDPIFAQVAGGGIPNAGQAWRAALCYSMQLYFDFSGYSDMAIGLGCLLGIRIPANFYSPYRAKNIAEFWQRWHISLGYFLRTYLYIPLGGNRKGVSRTLLNLFIVFFLCGLWHGAGWTFVVWGVVHGVGMVVQRLFSSRVKLPDTRLVTACSILITFIFAVFAWVIFRADTFHSASVILQAMVGLSSSRLHNLPNTYVETYLGLLMLVVWFMPNTLQVMRRFEPAILLGKRNEYPFARLVPAALRNGNAFAYAVGAFSGLALVTGSVFMFVNGQVRYLYFDF, encoded by the coding sequence ATGCTCTTCAACTCACCGGAATTCCTCTTCCTGTTCCTGCCTGCGGCCTGTCTGATCTTCTATTTCGCCCGACGGATTTCACCAACGGCTCAGGTGATCTCCATCATCGGCCTGTCGCTTTTCTTTTACGGTTACTGGCGCATCGAGTATCTGCCCGTCCTCCTGTTCAGTCTGGCGACCAACGGGCTGTTCGCGTTGCTGATCAGCCGCTCCAGGTCGGACGCCATGCGCAAGACGTGGCTCGTACTCGGCGTGGTTGTGGCCCTGTCCGTACTCGGTTTCTACAAGTACACCCACTTCCTGCTGGAAAACCTGAGCCTCCTGTGCGGCTTCGAGTACACGGGCCAGGCCGGGGAAATCCCCATCGGCCTGTCGTTCTACACCTTCACGGCCATCGCCTTTCTGACCGACATCCACACCCGGCGCATCCAGGGGTTCACCTGGCCGGAGTACGGGGCGACCATCACCTATTTCCCCCATCTGGTGGCCGGGCCCATCCTTTTCCATCACGACACCATCCCGCAGCTGCGTGAACCGGGCGGCATCCGATTTTCCCCGGAGCGGGTCATGCTCTTCCTGTTCTTCTTTTCCGTGGGGCTGCTCAAAAAGACCGGGCTGGCCGACAACATCGCCCACTTTTCCGACCCCATCTTCGCCCAAGTGGCGGGCGGCGGCATCCCGAATGCGGGCCAGGCATGGCGGGCAGCGCTCTGCTACTCCATGCAGCTCTATTTCGACTTCTCCGGCTATTCGGACATGGCCATCGGCCTGGGCTGTCTGCTCGGCATCCGCATCCCGGCCAACTTCTATTCGCCCTACCGGGCCAAGAACATAGCCGAGTTCTGGCAGCGCTGGCACATCTCGCTCGGCTACTTCCTGCGCACCTATCTGTACATCCCGCTGGGCGGCAACCGGAAAGGGGTTTCCCGCACCCTGCTCAACCTGTTCATCGTCTTTTTCCTGTGCGGGCTGTGGCACGGCGCGGGCTGGACTTTCGTGGTCTGGGGCGTCGTACACGGCGTGGGCATGGTCGTGCAGCGCCTTTTCTCCTCGCGGGTGAAACTGCCGGATACCCGGCTTGTCACGGCCTGCTCCATTCTGATCACCTTCATTTTTGCGGTCTTTGCCTGGGTGATCTTCCGCGCCGACACCTTCCATTCGGCGTCGGTCATTCTGCAGGCCATGGTCGGCCTGTCCAGCTCCCGGCTGCACAACCTGCCCAACACATACGTGGAGACGTACCTCGGCCTGCTCATGCTCGTGGTCTGGTTCATGCCCAACACCCTGCAGGTCATGCGCCGGTTCGAGCCGGCCATTCTGCTCGGCAAGCGCAACGAATATCCCTTTGCCCGGCTGGTGCCCGCCGCCCTGCGTAACGGCAACGCCTTCGCCTACGCGGTCGGCGCGTTCTCGGGCCTGGCCCTGGTCACGGGGTCTGTCTTCATGTTCGTCAACGGACAGGTCCGTTACCTGTACTTCGATTTCTGA
- a CDS encoding SGNH/GDSL hydrolase family protein produces the protein MLKRFFITFGLVALLYGGFAAFNFSLVYLAGETRPYTEIARAQQTNPDTLYGPLFNNDHEAYKYALMEERPHEVVVAGSSRALQFRQPFFSKPMVNCGRIMSSVQTALDFFEYMEKEPPRTILVTFDFWWFRDPLNKRTGGHKSSLSTGTERSLDMFFLPSLYVAEGKISIGRVLQGSPLLNGQSRRIGLRSVNEDAGFEADGSHHEPQGSQRTHADMVANVKTRIGRTEFRYNDRLQTAAVDALFAEVAKLESLGHKVIVLFPPLSPAFEEELENNPGYAYVAKTLQYAERYGAVDMQDPARLGLTTDYFMDSLHPSPRGDAKVLLELVRLHPELGSVLDLDAIKRFLASGRERPE, from the coding sequence ATGCTCAAGCGCTTCTTCATAACCTTCGGCCTGGTGGCCCTGCTCTACGGCGGCTTCGCGGCATTCAACTTCTCACTGGTCTACCTGGCCGGGGAGACGCGTCCGTACACCGAGATCGCCCGCGCCCAGCAGACAAACCCGGACACCCTGTACGGGCCGCTCTTCAACAACGACCACGAAGCATACAAATACGCGCTCATGGAAGAACGGCCCCACGAGGTGGTCGTGGCCGGTTCCTCCCGCGCCCTGCAGTTCCGCCAGCCGTTCTTCAGCAAGCCCATGGTCAACTGCGGGCGGATAATGTCCAGCGTTCAAACCGCGCTCGACTTTTTCGAGTACATGGAGAAGGAGCCGCCCAGGACTATCCTGGTGACGTTCGATTTCTGGTGGTTCAGGGACCCCTTGAACAAGCGCACCGGGGGACACAAGTCCTCACTGTCCACCGGCACCGAGCGCAGCCTGGACATGTTTTTCCTGCCCTCCCTGTATGTGGCCGAGGGGAAGATCTCCATTGGCCGGGTTTTGCAGGGGTCCCCCTTGCTCAACGGGCAATCCCGCCGTATCGGTCTGCGGTCCGTGAACGAGGATGCCGGATTTGAAGCGGATGGCTCCCACCACGAGCCGCAGGGCTCCCAGCGGACGCATGCGGACATGGTCGCCAACGTCAAGACGCGTATCGGGAGAACCGAATTCCGCTACAACGACCGGCTTCAAACCGCTGCCGTTGACGCCCTCTTTGCCGAAGTGGCCAAGCTGGAAAGTCTGGGACACAAGGTGATCGTTCTCTTCCCGCCGCTCTCCCCGGCGTTCGAGGAGGAACTGGAAAACAACCCGGGATACGCTTACGTCGCCAAGACATTGCAGTATGCCGAGCGATACGGTGCCGTGGACATGCAGGACCCTGCCCGTCTGGGGCTGACCACGGACTATTTCATGGATTCCCTGCATCCTTCCCCGCGTGGCGATGCCAAGGTCCTGCTCGAGTTGGTCCGCCTGCATCCGGAGTTAGGCTCTGTCCTGGATCTGGACGCGATAAAGCGCTTTCTGGCTTCAGGCCGGGAACGGCCCGAATAA